The following proteins are encoded in a genomic region of Alosa alosa isolate M-15738 ecotype Scorff River chromosome 10, AALO_Geno_1.1, whole genome shotgun sequence:
- the LOC125302398 gene encoding actin-like encodes MAGQQSADFLDNMAIVIDPGSAYTKAGFSGEEHPRTVVRSTAGLPAYTPGESSRLGAFRGNRGPGTTTTTPAPSPAPACDSLLGDWDALESLWGALLQDELGVCPQDHAILVSDCPLAPPVQRARLAELLFEGLGVPALYVSHAPLLSLYSYGLVTGLQVDAGASGTRVCPVYSGYCLPHAARGQPLGGAAFFAYLQQLLEQRGPGGGVSERRATLREAQSHSCYVAQDFERELQTGSEVTEYRLPDGTTVALGNERFRSAELLFCPSLAGEPHPGVHILALSSVRDSAPQWQNQLLAHVALSGGTSLLPGFPERLQLELERLAPRGSRVIVHSAAHRHLAAWVGGAIMASLRSVQPLWVTSADYQEHGPDTVLQHCY; translated from the coding sequence ATGGCTGGACAACAAAGCGCAGATTTCCTGGACAACATGGCCATCGTGATTGACCCTGGCTCTGCCTACACCAAGGCTGGCTTCTCAGGAGAGGAGCATCCCCGCACAGTGGTGCGCTCGACCGCAGGCCTCCCCGCTTACACGCCGGGGGAGAGCAGCCGCCTGGGCGCCTTCAGAGGAAACCGTGGGCctggcaccaccaccaccacccccgctCCATCTCCCGCTCCTGCCTGCGATAGCCTGCTCGGCGACTGGGACGCGCTGGAGAGCCTGTGGGGGGCGCTGTTGCAGGACGAGCTAGGCGTGTGCCCGCAGGACCATGCCATCCTGGTCAGCGACTGCCCTCTGGCGCCCCCTGTCCAGCGCGCACGCCTGGCGGAGCTGCTGTTCGAGGGCCTGGGGGTCCCCGCGCTCTACGTGAGCCACGCTCCGCTGCTGAGCCTCTACTCCTACGGGCTGGTGACGGGGCTGCAGGTGGACGCAGGGGCCAGTGGAACGCGCGTCTGCCCCGTCTACAGCGGCTACTGCCTGCCCCACGCCGCCCGCGGCCAGCCACTAGGGGGCGCCGCCTTCTTTGCGTACCTGCAGCAGCTGCTGGAGCAGCGGGGGCCAGGGGGAGGGGTCAGCGAGCGACGCGCGACGCTACGGGAGGCCCAGAGCCACAGCTGCTACGTGGCGCAGGACTTTGAGCGGGAGCTGCAGACGGGGTCGGAGGTCACCGAGTACCGGCTGCCCGACGGCACCACCGTCGCCCTGGGCAACGAGCGCTTCCGCAGCGCAGAGCTGCTGTTCTGCCCGTCGCTGGCCGGAGAGCCGCACCCGGGCGTCCACATCCTGGCCCTCAGCAGCGTGCGGGACAGCGCCCCCCAGTGGCAGAACCAGCTGCTGGCCCACGTGGCATTGTCCGGCGGGACGTCTCTGCTGCCCGGCTTCCCCGAGCGGCTGCAGTTGGAGCTTGAGCGCCTGGCGCCGCGCGGCTCTCGTGTCATCGTCCACTCCGCTGCCCATCGCCACCTCGCCGCCTGGGTGGGCGGGGCCATCATGGCCTCTCTACGCAGCGTTCAGCCGCTCTGGGTCACCAGCGCTGACTACCAGGAGCACGGACCAGACACAGTGCTGCAGCACTGCTActaa